Proteins from a single region of Aureibacter tunicatorum:
- a CDS encoding MBL fold metallo-hydrolase produces MTEQFNITMYSTALYSTWINVEELNLLIDAGDGLSAGLLAKSGKVKDVFVTHADRDHMMGLPQFLQLNTREGLPRIYYPKNSGSFPAMEGFLGKFDHHMRGAVWTGIEDRQIFRIKNDIEVQALRNEHIKTPIGIHKSLSYKVFRVKSKLKNEFSGLSGIELKQIGTQYGKNYLTEEIRENILSFSGDTPVDDYSRWDNTEVLIHEATFLPGENGEEIISKGNKHSRLDEVMKMVSEINVGSLILNHFSSRYSWKEIDAAVNKYIKFYKIKVPVYVVHPGEVKRNILKSNPLNF; encoded by the coding sequence ATGACAGAACAGTTTAACATTACCATGTATTCAACCGCTTTGTATTCGACGTGGATCAATGTGGAGGAATTGAATTTGTTGATTGATGCGGGGGATGGTTTGTCCGCTGGCTTGTTAGCGAAATCAGGAAAAGTCAAGGATGTGTTTGTGACACATGCGGACAGGGATCATATGATGGGTTTGCCTCAATTTTTGCAATTGAATACCAGAGAAGGCTTGCCGAGAATTTATTATCCTAAAAATTCAGGTTCATTTCCAGCTATGGAGGGTTTTTTGGGAAAATTTGATCACCATATGAGGGGAGCTGTTTGGACAGGGATCGAAGATCGGCAAATATTCAGGATTAAAAATGATATTGAGGTTCAAGCTTTAAGAAATGAACATATCAAGACACCTATTGGCATTCATAAAAGCTTAAGTTATAAAGTGTTTCGAGTGAAAAGTAAGCTGAAAAATGAATTTTCTGGATTATCAGGAATTGAATTAAAGCAAATAGGTACGCAATACGGCAAGAATTATTTGACCGAGGAAATCCGTGAGAATATTTTATCGTTTTCCGGCGATACCCCTGTTGATGATTATTCCAGATGGGATAATACGGAAGTTTTGATTCATGAAGCTACTTTTCTGCCGGGAGAAAATGGCGAAGAAATCATTTCTAAAGGCAATAAACACAGTCGCTTGGATGAAGTAATGAAAATGGTTAGCGAAATCAATGTGGGCAGTTTGATTCTTAATCATTTCTCAAGCAGATATTCATGGAAAGAGATAGACGCTGCGGTGAACAAGTATATAAAGTTTTACAAGATAAAAGTGCCTGTGTATGTAGTTCATCCAGGCGAGGTCAAGAGAAATATTTTAAAGAGCAATCCATTAAATTTTTGA
- a CDS encoding helix-turn-helix domain-containing protein, with translation MSFSLLEVIAIFGVVLFLFFGFYLLKVETNKKLTNTLLAIYFFVIALDCSSFFYHKFLSFPYWLEILRMEGLAGLKSPLFYLYILSLLYENFKLKKIHLLFFTPMLLKFLILIPSFFLKDIEGQRTFLYNYYDQPESIFFNVMGWGEAFIVYFASFYQLYRYKAIIKQNYTNANSLINYNWLKKYLWICVVSTLIAFIKTNYRFMDGDIQVTINLIIFMLVSMILYVSWMFSKALFAPQIFQGINSNLVTEGEKLDEFKSENCAEENLKTDARVAIILNWMESEKPYLEPDLTVQKLATQLDMSARELSEVLNKELDKHFFDFVNEYRIKEAMKMLTDSGKKKYRIQEIMYDVGFNSKTPFNTAFKKYTSQTPSQYRNSAEIQSVV, from the coding sequence ATGTCTTTCAGTCTTTTAGAAGTAATCGCGATCTTTGGTGTTGTTTTATTTTTATTCTTTGGTTTTTATCTGCTAAAAGTGGAAACCAACAAAAAATTGACCAATACGCTATTGGCGATTTATTTTTTTGTGATCGCTTTAGATTGTTCCTCATTTTTTTACCATAAATTTCTGAGCTTTCCTTATTGGCTTGAAATACTTAGAATGGAAGGGCTTGCAGGATTAAAATCCCCATTATTCTATCTATATATTCTGTCTTTGCTTTATGAGAATTTTAAGTTAAAGAAAATTCATCTGCTGTTTTTCACACCGATGCTTTTGAAGTTTCTGATCTTAATCCCAAGTTTCTTTTTAAAAGATATTGAAGGGCAAAGAACATTTCTATATAATTACTATGATCAGCCAGAAAGCATATTTTTTAATGTCATGGGGTGGGGCGAAGCATTTATCGTTTATTTTGCTAGCTTCTATCAATTATATCGATACAAAGCAATCATCAAGCAAAATTACACCAATGCCAATTCGCTTATTAATTATAATTGGCTGAAAAAATATCTATGGATCTGCGTGGTTTCAACGCTTATTGCTTTTATAAAGACGAATTATCGTTTTATGGATGGTGATATTCAGGTCACAATCAATTTGATCATATTCATGTTAGTGTCGATGATTTTATATGTCTCTTGGATGTTCAGCAAAGCGCTTTTCGCTCCTCAAATATTCCAAGGCATCAATTCAAACTTAGTTACAGAAGGTGAAAAGCTTGATGAATTTAAATCAGAAAATTGCGCAGAAGAAAACCTTAAAACGGATGCACGTGTTGCGATTATTTTGAATTGGATGGAAAGTGAAAAACCCTATTTAGAGCCTGACTTGACTGTTCAAAAATTGGCGACTCAACTGGATATGTCGGCTAGAGAATTGTCAGAAGTTTTGAATAAAGAATTGGACAAGCACTTTTTTGATTTTGTAAATGAATATCGCATCAAAGAAGCTATGAAGATGTTGACAGACTCTGGCAAGAAGAAATATAGAATACAAGAAATCATGTACGATGTCGGTTTTAATTCCAAAACGCCATTCAATACGGCTTTTAAGAAATATACTAGCCAAACGCCTAGTCAATATCGTAATTCTGCTGAAATTCAGTCGGTTGTGTAA
- a CDS encoding barstar family protein, producing the protein MVEKVNQEEKDLIYLDKSIISDGFIRIYSNEDKLDYDISILEKKNYEVIVIDGEFITTKMELMFDLEQKLKFPDYFGRNYDALIDCLIDYEIPNDRAVIVFRHLNNLDKEHITTLLDIFSNFSRSRIASDERFLTLVQVKDRNFELSKPIGAVNFYLKNHMEN; encoded by the coding sequence ATGGTAGAAAAAGTGAATCAAGAAGAAAAAGATCTTATTTATCTTGATAAATCTATAATATCTGATGGGTTTATAAGAATTTATTCAAATGAAGATAAATTGGATTATGATATTAGTATTCTTGAAAAGAAGAATTATGAAGTTATTGTGATTGATGGAGAATTTATTACAACCAAGATGGAGTTGATGTTTGATTTAGAGCAAAAACTAAAATTTCCAGATTACTTTGGTAGAAATTATGATGCCTTGATAGATTGTTTGATAGATTATGAAATACCTAATGATCGTGCAGTGATTGTGTTTAGACATTTAAATAATTTGGATAAAGAACATATCACCACACTCCTTGATATATTTAGTAATTTTTCAAGAAGCAGAATAGCGAGTGATGAAAGATTTTTGACTTTGGTGCAGGTAAAGGATAGGAATTTTGAATTATCAAAACCTATTGGAGCAGTTAACTTTTATTTGAAAAATCATATGGAAAATTAA
- a CDS encoding DUF4303 domain-containing protein: MNRYEDEAIKAWKPWYEQDYRPLINSTKEALLWHMEDLLKDESSKKVRAYGVYTCSGLSHISVVMDLVSDDLNGEMMYSDDEDLEYLKYCPDEWTEQADLKYFEKPNKIIEDLHEQFEICSEAFEDIYQAGNYSINEESEHYDQRNVENIFDAILQAMKELSREGRFSWMLDDQLVLVWFSDPSDSEFDLSAKSVQMLNKFEVFEEFCDNNEE, encoded by the coding sequence TTGAATAGATACGAAGATGAAGCGATCAAGGCCTGGAAGCCTTGGTATGAACAAGATTATAGGCCATTGATAAATTCAACTAAAGAGGCTTTGCTTTGGCACATGGAAGATCTTCTCAAAGACGAATCTAGCAAGAAAGTGAGAGCATACGGAGTGTATACCTGCAGTGGTTTGTCGCATATTTCCGTTGTTATGGATTTGGTTTCGGATGATTTGAACGGTGAGATGATGTATTCGGATGATGAGGATCTGGAATATCTGAAATACTGCCCGGATGAATGGACTGAACAAGCGGATTTGAAATATTTTGAAAAGCCGAATAAGATCATTGAAGACTTGCATGAGCAGTTTGAAATTTGCAGCGAAGCTTTTGAGGATATTTATCAAGCTGGAAATTATTCGATCAATGAAGAAAGCGAGCATTATGACCAACGCAATGTGGAGAATATCTTCGATGCGATTTTGCAGGCGATGAAAGAGCTTTCAAGAGAAGGCCGATTTTCTTGGATGCTAGATGACCAGCTTGTTTTGGTCTGGTTTTCAGACCCTAGCGATAGTGAATTTGATTTAAGTGCTAAATCTGTTCAAATGTTAAATAAGTTTGAAGTTTTTGAAGAATTTTGCGACAATAATGAGGAGTAA
- a CDS encoding tRNA-binding protein codes for MQAEGLENQISWEDFTKVDMRIGTVISAEVFEEARNPSYKLMVDFGELGVKKTSAQVTKLCKTEELVGRQVIAVVNFPPKQIANIMSECLLLAGMEEGEGNALIGPDRKVKNGTRIG; via the coding sequence ATGCAAGCAGAGGGTTTGGAAAATCAGATCTCATGGGAGGACTTTACTAAAGTTGACATGAGAATAGGAACCGTTATTTCAGCTGAGGTTTTTGAAGAAGCTCGTAATCCTTCGTACAAGTTGATGGTGGATTTTGGTGAGCTGGGTGTCAAAAAAACTTCCGCGCAAGTCACCAAGCTGTGTAAAACTGAAGAATTGGTAGGAAGACAAGTTATCGCAGTGGTGAATTTTCCTCCGAAGCAAATAGCGAATATTATGAGCGAGTGTTTGTTGTTGGCAGGCATGGAAGAAGGAGAAGGCAATGCTTTGATTGGCCCAGATCGCAAAGTAAAGAATGGTACGAGGATAGGCTAG
- a CDS encoding serine hydrolase has product MKKAFVFLFVFMQLALLSVEAQTHQISDELKKLIKQRLENNSYQGISIGIISPEGRTYHNFGVKSLETMEPIDEHSVFEIGSISKTFTGVLLANEVLKGSVKLNDPIQNLLPDTVTAPMWGNESIQFVHLANHSSALPRLDPIFKISNYTSPYSSYTETDLYYSLNQYQLTRPIGKTFEYSNYATGLLGHLLASSHQLTYEEFLHQSIIKPLGLENTGISLSKSMKKHLTQGYAYGVEALHWDFLSASAGAGAIRSNTEDMLDYLAYNLGLKESNLFPAMQLSHEATTDYDLNYQIGLGWMVIDIEDRELIAHGGATGAYRSFIVFEKKTKKGVVVLMNSADYFDGEWLAYNALDSVAFPLENIPKPPIANVLTKYIEANDFQAATKKYWELKKSHADEYIFDEDVLNALGYRYIGKGELLKAKLVLKINLEAFPNSSNANDSYGEVLMMNHEDELAIKYYKKSIELNPDNTAGKKNLKKLEARVKSRR; this is encoded by the coding sequence ATGAAAAAAGCATTCGTTTTTCTATTTGTCTTCATGCAGTTGGCCTTATTAAGTGTAGAGGCACAAACTCACCAGATTTCGGATGAATTAAAAAAATTAATCAAACAACGACTTGAAAATAATTCATACCAAGGAATTTCTATTGGAATCATAAGTCCCGAAGGAAGAACTTACCACAATTTTGGAGTCAAATCACTGGAGACTATGGAGCCAATTGATGAGCACTCTGTATTTGAAATTGGTTCGATTTCCAAGACATTTACAGGAGTTTTACTTGCCAACGAAGTGCTCAAAGGAAGTGTAAAATTAAATGATCCCATACAAAATCTATTGCCTGATACAGTTACGGCTCCAATGTGGGGAAATGAATCGATTCAATTCGTTCATTTAGCCAATCATTCATCCGCTTTACCGAGACTAGATCCCATTTTTAAGATCTCTAATTATACAAGTCCCTATTCGAGTTATACAGAAACGGATTTGTACTACTCTTTAAATCAATATCAACTCACTCGACCGATAGGAAAAACATTCGAATATTCTAATTATGCCACTGGTTTACTTGGGCACCTGTTAGCCTCTAGTCATCAATTGACTTATGAGGAGTTTCTGCATCAGTCGATTATAAAGCCTTTGGGATTGGAAAACACAGGAATATCTTTGAGTAAATCCATGAAAAAACATTTGACACAAGGTTATGCTTACGGAGTTGAAGCTTTACACTGGGATTTTCTGTCAGCCTCGGCAGGAGCGGGTGCTATCCGTTCCAATACTGAAGATATGTTAGATTATTTGGCTTACAACTTAGGACTAAAAGAGTCCAACTTATTCCCCGCTATGCAATTAAGTCATGAAGCAACAACCGATTATGACCTAAATTACCAAATTGGTTTGGGATGGATGGTAATTGATATTGAGGATAGAGAGCTCATAGCACATGGAGGAGCTACTGGAGCTTATCGCTCATTTATAGTATTTGAAAAAAAGACCAAAAAAGGAGTCGTGGTACTGATGAATTCTGCCGATTATTTTGATGGAGAGTGGTTGGCATACAACGCTTTAGATTCAGTAGCTTTTCCATTAGAAAATATTCCTAAACCTCCTATAGCAAACGTATTGACTAAATATATTGAAGCGAATGACTTCCAAGCTGCAACAAAAAAATATTGGGAATTAAAAAAGTCTCATGCTGATGAATATATTTTTGACGAAGATGTCTTAAATGCACTGGGTTATCGATATATAGGCAAGGGGGAACTTTTGAAAGCCAAATTGGTCTTGAAAATAAATCTTGAAGCTTTTCCAAACTCATCCAATGCCAATGACAGCTATGGTGAAGTGTTGATGATGAATCACGAAGACGAACTGGCAATCAAGTATTATAAAAAATCCATCGAACTCAATCCGGATAATACTGCTGGAAAGAAGAATTTAAAGAAGTTGGAAGCTAGGGTGAAGAGTCGGCGATGA
- a CDS encoding mucoidy inhibitor MuiA family protein, producing the protein MKSLSLFFLGIILFFGLGVQAQKVPEKKVVTKVNDVTVFLEGAQIERKKTVYIPKGETILKFTGLSPYVDAKSVQVKAQGRVMVLSVHFQKEVLGIKSMSKELDDLEKQLEEVDKKLLLERTHLDIISEELKFLIENRHVGGKSEQVSVSNLQLASEFYGKKLTSLKMKEIERKSVIDKLKKDEKAINDKIDELIDQKVYPEGEVIVKVDAELSGDFPIALSYLVKNASWYPTYDIRAKNIEEPVEVVYKANVKQDTKVDWENVKLKFSSATPNQSSIAPELSTYFLGYRSRPPVYKKRTGNQITGQVTEASGEGAIGVNVVVEGSTIKTETDFSGNYSLTVPDNADYLVFSGIGYKSQTVRCDRNVIDVDIEADVRELDEVVVTAFGIDRNRPSRKLRGKVAGVKLESKPEVKIRGAASLSIPLEQKENQTTVDFTIDKPYSVKSDNKSFAVDMAHYELPAEYQYYAVPKIDKSAFLIANVIDWEKYNFLEGEANVFFEGTYIGKTIMDTRYASDTLEISLGSDKQVSVNREKMVDFTTKKFIGTKKEESRAWKTTVKNNKAQAINMMILDQVPVSVLEEIEVKVLKDSGAKRNVENGEIKWVFDLKPKASKELELKYAVKYPKQKKLIIE; encoded by the coding sequence ATGAAGAGTCTAAGCTTATTTTTTCTTGGTATAATTTTGTTTTTTGGTTTAGGAGTTCAAGCCCAAAAAGTTCCTGAAAAGAAGGTCGTCACAAAGGTTAATGACGTTACGGTATTTTTGGAGGGAGCTCAGATCGAGAGAAAGAAAACGGTTTACATTCCTAAGGGAGAGACAATTTTGAAGTTCACAGGTTTATCCCCATATGTGGATGCCAAAAGCGTTCAGGTAAAAGCGCAAGGAAGAGTGATGGTGCTATCTGTTCATTTTCAAAAGGAAGTTCTTGGAATAAAATCAATGAGTAAAGAGCTTGATGACCTTGAGAAACAGCTTGAAGAAGTAGACAAGAAATTGTTATTGGAAAGAACGCATTTGGATATCATTTCCGAGGAATTAAAATTTTTGATAGAGAATAGGCATGTTGGTGGCAAAAGCGAGCAAGTTAGCGTTTCAAATTTGCAGTTGGCATCAGAGTTTTATGGTAAAAAACTCACTTCGCTCAAGATGAAAGAAATAGAGCGTAAATCGGTTATTGATAAGTTGAAGAAAGACGAAAAAGCGATAAACGATAAAATAGATGAGCTTATAGATCAAAAAGTGTATCCTGAGGGAGAAGTAATAGTGAAGGTGGATGCTGAGCTTTCGGGAGATTTTCCTATTGCATTATCATATTTGGTGAAAAATGCAAGCTGGTATCCCACTTACGATATCCGAGCGAAAAATATTGAGGAGCCGGTAGAAGTTGTATATAAAGCCAATGTAAAGCAAGATACTAAGGTTGATTGGGAAAATGTGAAATTGAAGTTTTCTTCCGCGACGCCAAATCAGTCAAGCATTGCTCCCGAGCTTTCAACTTATTTTTTGGGTTATCGATCTAGACCGCCGGTATATAAGAAGCGAACAGGCAATCAGATTACTGGCCAAGTTACTGAGGCTTCAGGTGAAGGAGCTATAGGTGTGAATGTAGTTGTGGAAGGCTCAACGATAAAAACAGAAACAGATTTTAGTGGAAATTATTCTTTGACGGTACCCGATAATGCTGATTATTTAGTTTTTTCGGGTATAGGTTATAAATCTCAAACGGTAAGGTGTGATAGAAATGTTATTGATGTTGATATTGAAGCTGATGTTAGAGAACTCGATGAAGTTGTTGTGACTGCTTTTGGAATCGACAGAAATCGACCTTCAAGGAAATTAAGAGGGAAAGTTGCTGGAGTGAAATTAGAGTCAAAGCCTGAAGTGAAAATTAGAGGAGCAGCTAGTTTGTCCATTCCTCTTGAGCAAAAAGAAAATCAAACTACTGTGGACTTTACTATTGATAAGCCATATAGTGTGAAATCTGATAATAAAAGTTTTGCTGTGGATATGGCTCATTATGAACTGCCGGCTGAGTATCAATACTATGCTGTTCCTAAGATTGACAAGAGTGCGTTTTTGATAGCGAATGTTATTGATTGGGAAAAGTATAATTTCTTGGAAGGTGAAGCGAATGTGTTTTTTGAAGGAACATATATTGGCAAGACGATCATGGATACACGATACGCATCCGATACATTGGAAATTTCCTTGGGGTCAGATAAGCAAGTAAGCGTAAATCGTGAGAAGATGGTGGATTTCACTACCAAGAAATTCATAGGAACAAAAAAGGAAGAGTCCAGAGCGTGGAAAACAACTGTCAAAAACAACAAAGCGCAGGCTATAAATATGATGATTTTGGATCAAGTGCCAGTTTCTGTCTTGGAAGAAATAGAGGTAAAGGTCTTAAAGGATTCAGGAGCGAAACGAAATGTGGAAAATGGCGAAATCAAATGGGTGTTTGACTTAAAGCCTAAGGCAAGCAAAGAGTTGGAGTTGAAATACGCTGTTAAGTATCCTAAGCAGAAAAAGTTGATTATTGAATAA
- a CDS encoding T9SS type A sorting domain-containing protein, whose protein sequence is MKKIKLILLLLFATISVKAQEVISSQGGSYSNANANMDFTIGEAIIEMGTDGVYDITQGFHQTVWAVTVLRNDLPDYEVSVYPNPTSDILNIKTSKFRNVTYNLYDLEGRLILQNELEDNLTTIEVRDLISGSYLLTLRDGKQSLKTFKLIKHSK, encoded by the coding sequence ATGAAGAAAATCAAACTAATTCTTCTTTTGCTATTTGCTACAATTTCAGTAAAAGCCCAAGAAGTAATCTCCAGTCAGGGAGGCTCTTATTCTAATGCCAATGCGAATATGGATTTTACCATAGGCGAGGCGATCATAGAAATGGGCACAGATGGAGTATACGATATTACCCAGGGTTTTCATCAGACAGTTTGGGCGGTCACAGTACTTAGAAATGATCTTCCTGATTACGAAGTGTCTGTTTATCCCAATCCTACTTCGGATATTTTGAATATCAAGACCAGTAAGTTTCGGAATGTGACTTATAATCTCTATGACCTTGAAGGAAGGTTGATATTGCAAAATGAGCTTGAAGACAATCTGACAACCATCGAAGTTCGAGATTTAATCTCAGGAAGCTATCTGTTGACCTTGCGGGATGGCAAACAATCACTAAAAACTTTTAAATTAATTAAGCATTCGAAATAA
- a CDS encoding amidohydrolase family protein, which produces MKRLLLILLLAVVFFSCDRKQYDLAVSHVDIFDSESGSVIKNKTILISHDSIAKIIDADENFSALKVIEGNGRLASPGFVDTHIHFRQMLDLANRNAPKKLDATYRKKLAEKLLAYGTTTALDMAQYESWIPTTVGWQNNPDADFPNYYITGAGMISKEKRNPAPHHAVVLDPKKKVASYYDQGVRYVKIYSHLNDKDASAVVKEAGLKNMKVFAHTDHNRVTIQEAMAYGVRNFEHFFTVIPSILEFGAHREQMEESFGLSPYDHIDDFAASMAFYFSYIKANKDLETKLLALFDEMAQNNASMSTTIHILAAAAGKTDVFSSFNHFPIRENAHYPDYTDEQRELLKQAFDDMMSYLKIAHDKGVKIRIGTDNREAGQSMISELYLLGEAGFSSEEVLQIATWNGAESMGIENEIGVLKQGSMADLIIFEKSPLENIENFNAEKIIIKGGKVFDQNKHVQVETALNILKNEGEDKAVRHIQERVETFEAYELVEIAYHLFHIGEIKSGEEVLGILKSTYPDFKEIYYENAIYRIGRRFARMDQIDKTVEIYKLNTEKFPNSSEAFTNLAYAYEANDNKKLAMLSSKKAVELNPENENAQEIYKKLEATMK; this is translated from the coding sequence ATGAAAAGGCTTCTTTTGATTTTACTTTTGGCAGTGGTATTTTTTTCCTGCGACAGAAAACAGTATGATTTGGCGGTAAGCCATGTGGATATTTTTGATAGTGAAAGCGGATCGGTTATAAAAAATAAAACAATATTGATTAGTCATGATTCTATCGCAAAAATTATTGATGCTGATGAAAATTTTTCAGCTTTGAAAGTTATCGAAGGAAATGGGCGCTTGGCAAGTCCCGGTTTTGTGGATACGCATATACACTTCAGACAAATGCTTGACCTAGCCAATAGAAATGCACCAAAAAAACTAGATGCAACTTACCGAAAAAAATTGGCGGAGAAATTATTAGCTTATGGCACGACCACTGCTCTCGACATGGCACAATATGAGTCATGGATTCCGACGACTGTTGGCTGGCAAAATAATCCTGATGCAGATTTTCCTAATTATTATATCACAGGAGCGGGAATGATCTCCAAAGAAAAAAGAAATCCGGCGCCGCATCATGCTGTGGTGCTTGATCCGAAGAAAAAAGTAGCATCATATTATGATCAGGGTGTTCGATATGTCAAAATTTATTCGCATCTCAATGATAAAGATGCAAGTGCGGTTGTAAAAGAAGCTGGATTAAAAAATATGAAAGTTTTTGCTCATACGGATCATAACAGGGTGACGATTCAGGAAGCGATGGCTTATGGTGTGAGAAATTTTGAACACTTTTTCACTGTGATTCCGAGTATATTGGAGTTTGGAGCGCATCGTGAGCAGATGGAGGAAAGTTTTGGTTTGAGTCCTTATGATCATATTGATGACTTTGCCGCATCGATGGCATTTTACTTTTCTTATATCAAAGCAAATAAAGATTTGGAAACAAAATTATTGGCGCTTTTTGATGAGATGGCTCAAAATAATGCTTCGATGAGCACGACAATACATATATTGGCGGCGGCGGCTGGCAAAACGGATGTCTTTTCATCTTTCAACCATTTTCCGATTAGGGAAAATGCGCATTATCCAGATTATACTGACGAACAAAGAGAATTACTCAAACAGGCCTTTGATGATATGATGTCATATTTGAAAATTGCTCATGACAAAGGAGTGAAAATCCGCATCGGAACGGATAATCGAGAGGCAGGTCAATCGATGATCTCGGAACTTTATTTGCTTGGCGAGGCTGGTTTTTCTTCTGAAGAAGTATTGCAGATCGCAACTTGGAATGGCGCAGAATCCATGGGAATTGAGAATGAAATCGGTGTGTTGAAGCAAGGTTCGATGGCTGATCTGATCATTTTTGAAAAATCTCCTTTGGAAAATATTGAAAATTTTAACGCTGAAAAGATAATTATCAAAGGCGGGAAAGTTTTTGATCAGAATAAACATGTTCAAGTGGAAACGGCGCTGAATATTTTGAAAAACGAAGGAGAAGATAAAGCAGTAAGACATATTCAGGAGCGTGTTGAAACTTTTGAGGCGTATGAATTGGTAGAAATTGCTTATCATTTGTTTCATATCGGAGAAATAAAATCAGGAGAGGAAGTTCTTGGGATTTTGAAGTCAACTTATCCTGATTTTAAAGAAATTTATTATGAAAATGCTATTTATCGTATAGGCAGAAGATTTGCTCGCATGGATCAGATTGACAAAACTGTGGAGATTTATAAATTAAATACTGAAAAATTTCCTAATTCTTCAGAGGCATTTACTAATCTGGCTTACGCTTACGAAGCTAATGACAACAAAAAATTGGCGATGCTCAGCAGTAAAAAAGCAGTTGAGTTAAACCCAGAAAACGAAAATGCTCAGGAGATTTATAAGAAGCTTGAAGCAACGATGAAGTAG